The genomic interval GCGGCTTCTTCGCGTCGCAGCCGCGGTTGGCGCAGGTCCCACCCGGGCTGTGCGGGTCGATCATCAAGACCGATCGTCCGGCCTTGGCGGCGGCGTAGGCGGGCATCTGCCCGGCCGTCCCGCACCCGAGGATCGCCACGTCGACATCGGTCATCACCGGAAGCTACGCGGGTGGTTTGGCTTGCGTTGCCCCGCAGCGGCGCCTGCGCGTCGGCCGACGCGCCGCCTTAGCCTGAAGCCGGGCACCCGGACCGCCCGATAGCGCCGACGCGGGTCGGCCCCGCGTGCGACCCGTCGCTCCCTGCCCGTGCCGCGCCGGCACCGCCGCAGCCGCTTCTCTACCCGAGACCGACCCCTTGCGATACCGCTTCAGAGGACTGCTCCGCGAGACCGGCAAACCCGTCGAGGGCCACGTCGAGGCGCAAGGCCAGGCGAGCGCCTTCCGGATGCTCGGGGACAACGGCATCGTCTGCGAGGCGTTGCGTGAAGACCCGCTGCCCGAGGCCTACACCGGCAGCGACGACGAGGTCGGGTCCGCCATCGACTCGGCCTTGGACGTGTCGAGCACGCACGTCGACGTCGACGAGATCGCCCGCCGCTACGGCGGCCAGAGCGTCCGCGTGATCGACCGCGACAAGATCCGCAAACGCGTGATGGAGGTGGTCACCACCGCGATCAAGAAGAGCCTGCCCGCGAGCACCTCCGCCGACACCAGCGCCCGCGACGAGACGCTCGAACGCGTCGAGGAGGCGATCAAGAAGGTCTTCGGGAACAACGCGAACCTCACCAGCGAGGTCCCGGCCCCCGCCGCGGCGGAGCCGGCCCCCGCTCCCGCCCCCGCCCCGGGCCCGCGGCCGGTCCCGACCGCCGCGGTCGCCGCGGGCGCCGGCGTTGCCGAGGGGACGCCTTTCGCCGAGAACAAGTTCCAGCTCATCTCCGAGGCCCTCGGCCGCATCGAGCGGAACATGAACGTCGTGGTGGCCGCCGCCAAGCGGGGCGGCATCGGCGGCGGCGGCGGGGGCGGTCGCGGCGCCGACCACAGCGCCAACGTCGGCCGGCACCTCAAGACGGTCCGCAACCCCGAGAACGACAAGGTGCTCCTGCAGATCTTCGAGACCAACGTGAAGATGCAGAAGAAGGTCGCCGAGAAGGCCGCCGGCGGCGGCGACGGCTGAAACCGGAGCCGTCGGCCCTGACGCGGTCCGACGCGGGGCCGACGCGGTCCGACACGCCTGACGCGCCCCGACGCGCCCTCGTAGGTCTGCCCCTTTTGTCCAGCCCCCCCGGCTTTCCGGACCTTCCGGCTAACCTCCAAACCAACTCCTGCCGATGGCAGGCCCACCGCCCGAGATCGGGCGACCCGGCGTCGCCGGGACCCTTTCGAGCCCGATCGCTCGCCCCCACCGCCACCGCAAGGAGCACCCCGCAGCATGAGCAAGAACCGCAACAAAGCCGACGACAGCGGCTCGACGACCGACGCCCTGTACCTCGGCATCGACCTGGGCACCAGCCGCTCGTCCATCGCAACCGCCGAGGGCGCCCGCAAGACCGTCGAGTCGTACGTCGGCTGGCCCAAGGACGCGGTCTCGATGAAGCACCTCAACGGCCGCTCCATCATCTACGGCCGCGAAGCCCTGGACAACCGGCTCTCGCTGGACCTCTACCGCCCGCTCGCCGACGGCGTCATCAAGACCGACGAAGCCGGCGACCGCAACCTCGAGGCCGCTCGCGAGCTGATCGCGTACCTGGTCGAGCTGGCCGACCCGCCGCGCGGCGTCGAGCTCTTCGGCGTGTGCGGCGTGCCCTCCGAGGCGAGCGGCACGAACAAGGAGGCGATCATCGAGTCGACCAAGGGCATCCTCGACGCGGTGATGATCGTCACCGAGCCCTTCTGCGTGGCCTACGGCCTCGAGCGGACCAGCGACGTGCTCGTCGTGGACATCGGTGCCGGCACGACGGACCTCTGCCGGATGCACGGCACGGTGCCCACGATGGAGGACCAGATCTCCATCAACGTCGCCGGCGACGCCGTCGACAAGAAGATGTACGAGCTGATCAAGAACGCGTACCCCGACGCGTCGCTGAACATCAACATGTGCAAGAAGTTCAAGGAGCAGTACGGCTACGTGCACTCCGCGACCGACAAGATCGAGGTCATGATGCCGGTCAACGGCAAGCCGACCAAGCACGACATCACGCAGATCGTCCACGACGCCTGCTACATCCTGGTCGACCCGATCGTCGAGGCCATCCACAAGCTGATCTCGACCTTCGATCCCGAGTTCCAGGACAAGCTCCGCAACAACATCATCCTCTCCGGCGGCGGCGGCCTCATGGGGGGCCTGAACAAGGCCATCGAAGACAAGCTCGAGCGGGTCGGCGGCGCGTCCGTCACCCAGGTCGAGGAGCCGATGTACGCCGGCGCCAACGGCGGCCTCCAGCTCGCGCTGGACATGCCCGAGGACTACTGGCAGCAGCTGCGGTAACGCCTCCTGTGGGCGGCCCGGGCGCCACCGCCGGGGCCGCGCGCCGGACCAAGCCTCCGGCTTCCGCCGATCCGATCCGGTTGTCACGAACAAGCGCAGGCCGGTCCCCGGACCGGCCTGCTTGCTGCGCCGCGAGCCGGATGCCGCGGACCGCAAGGCTTCCGGGCCCCCGGCGGCCGCGGTCCGCGGACCGGCCGCTTATCCCTCCGCCAGGCGGCCGAGCAGCTCCGCGTGCACCCTCGCCCCCAGGTGGAAGCGGTCGAGCCCGAAGTGCTCGTCGGGGCTGTGGATGTCGTCGGCGTTGAGGCCGAAGCCCAGCAGCAGCGTGTCCATGCCAAGCGTTTCCTTGAAGTCGGCGATGACCGGGATCGTGGCGCCCGAGCGGACGAGGGCCGGCCTCACGCCGGCGATCGCCTCGCAGGCCGCGACGGCGGCGGCGATCTCGGCGGAGTCACGCCGCACCAGCACGGGGTCCGCCTCGCCGTGGTTCTCCAGGTCCCAGCGGCATCCGTCGACCTCCTGTTGCTCCAGCCACTCGGTGAAGAGCGCCGCGACGCGCCTTGCCTCCATGTTCCCAGGGATGCGGAAGCTGACCTTTGCGCCGGCGAAGGACGGCAGAACGGTCTTCGCACCCTCGCCCATGTACCCGCCGTAGAGGCCGTTGACGTCGCAAGCGGGGCGGGCCCAACGCCGCTCCAGGGTGGAGAAGCCGGCCTCGCCCGAGGCGGTTCCGCCCACGGCGCCGACGAAGCCCTCGTCGGTGAAGGGCAGGGCGGCCCACTCCTCGCGCTCGGCGGGATCCAGCGGCGCGACGTTGTCGTAGAAGCCGGGGATGGCGATGCGGCGGTCTTCGTCGAAGAGCTTCCCGAGCACGCGGGCGAGGACGGTCGCGGGGTTGGCCAGCGTGCCGCCGTACACGCCGGAGTGCAGGTCGCGGTCGGGGCCGTGGAGCTTCAGGTCGAAGTAGACGAGCCCGCGCAGGCCGTACGTCAGCGTCGGCGTTCTGGCGTCCCACATCGCGGTGTCGCTCACGACCGCGACGTCCGCGGACAGGTCCTTCCCCCGCTCTTGGAGGAAGGCCGGGAGGGTGCGGCTGCCGCACTCCTCCTCGCCCTCGATCAGCACCTTCACGTTGACCGGCAGCGGGACGCCGGCGTCGCGGAAGCCCTGCAACGCCTCCAGGAAGCAAGCCACCTGCCCCTTGTCGTCGCTCGCCCCGCGGGCGTACACGGCGTCGCCATCGCCGGCGGTCTGGCTCGGCCGCACCGCCGGCTCGAAGGGCGGGCTTGTCCAGAGCTCCAGCGGGTCCGGCGGCTGCACGTCGTAGTGCCCGTAGAAGAGCACCGTCGGCTTCTCGGCACCCGCCTCCGCGTTCCTGCCGAGCACCACCGGGTGGCCGCCGCCGGAGGAGACGGTCTCGGTGTCGAAGCCGAGCGCCTCGAGCCGCTGCGCCACCCACGCCGCGCCCCGCCGGACCTCCACGCCGTACGCCGGATCGGTGCTGACGGAGGGGATCGAAAGGAAGGACACCAGCCGTGCAACGGCCGCGTCGCGGGCTTCCTCAAGGGCTTGCTGAACGGCGGGGTGCTTCGCGTCGGGCATCCGCCCAAGCTACGCGGATCCCGGCGGGCGCTCCCGCGGCGGCGGGGCGTCGGCGTGCGGGCGGATCCGTCGGCGGGCTGCGGGCCGGCCGGCTCGGACCGTGCGGAAGCGGCTGGCGGATCCCGGGGTCGCGGCCGGCCCCGCCCCCGTACCGTCGCCCCATGACCGACCCCCGTCTCGCCAAGCTCGCCCGGGTTCTCGTCCGCCACTGCGTCGGGGTGAAGCCCGGCCAGACCGTCCGCATCGCCGGCGACGTCGTCGGGCTCCCGCTGCTGGAGCTGATCCACGAGGAGGTCGTCAGGGCCGGCGGGCACCCGCTCGTGCGGATGTCCTCGCAAAACATGCAGGACGCCTTCCTCGAGCTGGCGGGCGAGGATCAGCTCCGGCACCTGCCCGGCCTGGCGCTCGAGGAGGTCGAGGCGATCGACGCGTCGATCGGGCTCTGGGCCGACGTCAACACCAAGGCGCAGAGCCAGGCCGATCCGCAGCGGCAGGCCACGGTCTCGGCCGCCCGCTCGCCGCTGTCCGAACGCTTCTTGAAGCGGGCGGCCGCGGGCGATCTGAGGTGGTGCGGCACGCAGTTCCCCACCAACGCCGCGGCCCAGGACGCCGAGATGTCGCTGCGTGCGTACGCCGACTTCGTCTTCACCGCCGGCCACCTGGACGCCGCCGATCCGGCGGCCGAGTGGGAGCGGATCTCCAAACGGCAGCAGCAGGTGGTCGATTACCTCGACGGCAAGGAGCAACTCCACTTCGAGGCCCCCAACGGCACCGACCTCGCCGTCGACGTTGCGGGCAACACGTGGATCAACTGCGACGGGCACGAGAACTTCCCCGACGGGGAGGTCTTCACCGGGCCGAATCTCCGGGCCGGCGGCGACTCCCCCGCCCCCGGCGGCGTGGCCGGTGTGGTGCGGTACAGCTTCCCCGCCGTGCACGGCGGCCGCGAGGTCCACGGCATCGAGCTGACCTTCGAGGGCGGGCGCGTGGTCGACGCGAAGGCGGAGAAGAACCTGGGCTTCCTGCTGGCGATGCTCGACCAGGACGAGGGCGCCCGGCGCCTGGGCGAGATCGCGATCGGGACGAACTACCAGATCACGCGCTACACGAAGAACACCCTCTTCGACGAGAAGATCGGCGGGACCTTCCACGCCGCCGTCGGCGCCGGCTACCCCGAGACCGGCAACGCGAACAAGAGCGGCCTGCACTGGGACATGGTGTGCGACCTGCGCGAGTCGGCGCCGGGCGCCGCCGATGGCGGGCGGATCACCGCCGACGGCGAACTCTTCCACGAGCACGGCCGGTTCGTGGGGCCGCTCGCCGGCGTGTTCGGCGCGGCCTGAGCCGTGCCCGCGCGGGCCGCGGACCGCGCGGCCGGCGAGCCCAAAAAGCTCGCGGTCCGCGGCGCTTCAGTGGGCGGGGGATCGCCCCGATGCCAAGCGTGTCGCGCGGGACGTCCTGCGCCGCCGCTGCCCCACGCCCGCACCCCCGAGCCCCCGACCGCCCCGATGAAGAAAGACACGCCCATCTCCGCCGGCTCCGCCGCCGCCTTGACCGCCCGCATCACCGCCACGCTGGGCCCGCTGGACGCGGACGAGCAGGCCTGCTGCGAGAAGCTCGAGGACCTCGGCGCCAAGGTCGCCGAGCTGCAGGCGCAGATCAGCGACGCCGAGGAGAACCTCCGCATCGTCAAGGCCGCCAAGGTGGACGCGATCCGCTCGCTGATGAACGACGACCCGCTGCTGTCGCAAGCCTTCGGCGGCTCGGCCGCGGAGGCCGTGGAGGAAGCCGCGGCCCTGGAGGAGGACGAGGACGTGGTGGAGGCCACCGCCGAGGACGAGGACGCGGCCGGCGACGCGGACGCGGACGACGGCAACCCGCTGCTGAAGCTCAAGGACTAGACGCCAGCGCCGCCGGATCGACCCGCACGCTGCGCCCCGGCGCTCTTCGTCGCCCGGAGCTTGCGGGGGGGCGTCCAGCGGCCCGGGCGGGGCAGCCGCCCGGCGGGCGTCTCTCGCGGAGGCATGCCCGCGCCACGCGCTCCAGGCGTGAGGCCGGGACCGCGCCTGGAGGCAGAACCCATCCCCGGGCGGCGGTGGCGCTCAAAAGCGGGTGGGGTGCGGATCGGACCTTCTGCGGCGTCGACGAGGCGGCCGCCTTCGGGCGCGACCCCGCGTGCGTGCGGACGTCCGCGCGGCCGCTCGCGCTCCCGGGGATCCGCGGCCGGGAGGCGTGGCAGCGGTAGCGGAACGCTCCGTCGGCGAGCCGCACCCGATCGTCACCGCACGCGGGGGCGGACGGCTCGGCGGATGGGGGGTTCCACCGGCGCCGCTCCCGCTCTACGATCCTCGCTCCTCTCCACCGCCTCCCCGGTCGCCCCGCATGCCCGAACCCCGCCGCACCCCCGCGCTGCTCGCCGTCCTCCTCTCCGCCTCCGCGTGCCTGGGTCAAGCGTCGCCCGCCGCCGCCCTCGTGGTCGCCGGCGCCTCGCCGACGGACCCGGCGCTGGCCGATGCGCTCGCCGCGATGGGGCGGTGGGAGGACGACGCCGCGGCCGTGGCCGTGGCTCCCGACTGGGTGCTGACCACGCGACACCAGGGGTCGGCCTCCACCGTGACCTTCGGGGGCGTCGCGTACACGCCGCTCGCGAACACGCCCGGCGGGCCCGAGAACGTCCGCAACCTGGGGCAGGACCTCCGGCTCGTGCGGCTCGTCGACGCTTCGGGGGCGCCGGCGGCGCTCGCTTCCACGCTCTCGGTGGCCACGGGGCCCGTCACCGCCGGCACCCTCGTCACGCTGGGCGGCTTCGGGCCGACCCGGGGCGGCTTCAACCAGGATGGTTTCGACTGGGCGGGCCCGCTCGGCAACGCCAACGGCCCGCTGGCGGGAACCAACACGCTGGTGCAGGTCGGCACGCTCGGCCCGTCCAGCGGCCCGTACGCCGGGATGGCGGCCCTCGCGGCCGTGTTCGACGAGCCCGGCGACGCGGGCGTTCTGCCCTCGGAGGCGACGGTCGCGCCGGGCGACTCGGGCGGCTTCTGGCTCGTGGGCGACGCGTTGAACGGCTACGAGATCGCCGGGCTCTCCCACGCCGTCGAACTCCGGAGCGAGCGGGACAACGATCCCGACCCGGCGGTCGTCGAGCGGCCCGCGTCGCAGGCGTTCTACTCGCAGGTCCTCCTCGCCGCGGACGCCACGCCCTTC from Phycisphaera mikurensis NBRC 102666 carries:
- the mamK gene encoding MamK family actin-like protein, which codes for MSKNRNKADDSGSTTDALYLGIDLGTSRSSIATAEGARKTVESYVGWPKDAVSMKHLNGRSIIYGREALDNRLSLDLYRPLADGVIKTDEAGDRNLEAARELIAYLVELADPPRGVELFGVCGVPSEASGTNKEAIIESTKGILDAVMIVTEPFCVAYGLERTSDVLVVDIGAGTTDLCRMHGTVPTMEDQISINVAGDAVDKKMYELIKNAYPDASLNINMCKKFKEQYGYVHSATDKIEVMMPVNGKPTKHDITQIVHDACYILVDPIVEAIHKLISTFDPEFQDKLRNNIILSGGGGLMGGLNKAIEDKLERVGGASVTQVEEPMYAGANGGLQLALDMPEDYWQQLR
- a CDS encoding aminopeptidase — encoded protein: MTDPRLAKLARVLVRHCVGVKPGQTVRIAGDVVGLPLLELIHEEVVRAGGHPLVRMSSQNMQDAFLELAGEDQLRHLPGLALEEVEAIDASIGLWADVNTKAQSQADPQRQATVSAARSPLSERFLKRAAAGDLRWCGTQFPTNAAAQDAEMSLRAYADFVFTAGHLDAADPAAEWERISKRQQQVVDYLDGKEQLHFEAPNGTDLAVDVAGNTWINCDGHENFPDGEVFTGPNLRAGGDSPAPGGVAGVVRYSFPAVHGGREVHGIELTFEGGRVVDAKAEKNLGFLLAMLDQDEGARRLGEIAIGTNYQITRYTKNTLFDEKIGGTFHAAVGAGYPETGNANKSGLHWDMVCDLRESAPGAADGGRITADGELFHEHGRFVGPLAGVFGAA
- a CDS encoding M20/M25/M40 family metallo-hydrolase translates to MPDAKHPAVQQALEEARDAAVARLVSFLSIPSVSTDPAYGVEVRRGAAWVAQRLEALGFDTETVSSGGGHPVVLGRNAEAGAEKPTVLFYGHYDVQPPDPLELWTSPPFEPAVRPSQTAGDGDAVYARGASDDKGQVACFLEALQGFRDAGVPLPVNVKVLIEGEEECGSRTLPAFLQERGKDLSADVAVVSDTAMWDARTPTLTYGLRGLVYFDLKLHGPDRDLHSGVYGGTLANPATVLARVLGKLFDEDRRIAIPGFYDNVAPLDPAEREEWAALPFTDEGFVGAVGGTASGEAGFSTLERRWARPACDVNGLYGGYMGEGAKTVLPSFAGAKVSFRIPGNMEARRVAALFTEWLEQQEVDGCRWDLENHGEADPVLVRRDSAEIAAAVAACEAIAGVRPALVRSGATIPVIADFKETLGMDTLLLGFGLNADDIHSPDEHFGLDRFHLGARVHAELLGRLAEG